A window of Theileria equi strain WA chromosome 4 map unlocalized gcontig_1105471998858, whole genome shotgun sequence contains these coding sequences:
- a CDS encoding signal peptide containing protein (encoded by transcript BEWA_016490A): MRPLAILLVFVFLALGDALTLSNEAQSTRWFGKDKGKNQRKSNSNKYSKKQKKQHEKKKHDHHNYHEHEHHGDHKHEESAHTKHLRQIIYDDQDHEDHRQYHSHGHEYLHDKLMRDLREVVDRDLD, translated from the coding sequence ATGAGGCCTCTTGCGATTTTACTAGTTTTTGTGTTTCTGGCTCTTGGAGATGCGCTAACGCTCTCCAATGAGGCCCAATCCACTCGTTGGTTCGGGAAAGACAAAGGAAAGAACCAAAGGAAGAGTAATAGCAACAAGTATAGTAAAAAACAGAAGAAACAGCAcgaaaagaagaagcaTGATCATCATAACTACCATGAACACGAACATCACGGAGATCACAAGCATGAAGAGAGCGCACATACGAAACATTTGCGACAGATCATCTATGATGATCAGGACCACGAAGATCACAGACAATACCACAGCCATGGCCATGAATATCTTCATGATAAGCTCATGAGAGATCTCAGAGAGGTCGTAGATAGAGATCTTGACTGA
- a CDS encoding hypothetical protein (encoded by transcript BEWA_016500A), translated as MNAGHDSSGLGASLKEEVGSYDDEQISTLEIINNLNIPIELGPNESFDIPTDLNSLIKKFELPYSGDLSIEDGNDSNSDGLEQPNDLSDGDYVPPVKGGHQQDVTMDIYGGLNQKLSMEIDSDYIKPLVKSKKKKSKAQVAKQQKVPVEVPITTMVENWAQCENCKKWRRLPFNVDTNKLPDTWVCALNVWDPIFNSCDVPEEKYPENTTQDLLPVDPLNPAVPLAPGIHNTLDLQVSGLVLPQAVKQDGSLHIKDLEDEPRLKRGQRNKKKESRTVSESGYYTRNMRTRNMDTRSRSVGSSKSSYSGRHIKTSALLDYSYEDTSRSQKRVSRQVSAPVTTGLTIVDEDAELVKLLLNKVPETSKHPLKDRLVLYSVNLFTLLATELPHSSLFLDNPRFSSDGTHVVPPPISIDATTDDNTANQDAPPVDIPRPHADVSGYGKDDGTITLGFAYKTTWPSIDPDTSTIDSVDDVDPNLDTSRSQLFAMFPKLASQIPELPLYAQENDKEDVSQDTQEFMVTRRGKRKRSRHALNKNVDVIDDPRANVIMEQDDVLNAVYSFAKQHEENSKRYRHCDPLKVASGNLLNIPIYYPKTAETPVNNIADQSDTQEQSAKAEDTYLPLELTSTPSTYFGSKKKEAEPSNNIQLERIRQELMMERVKSTYLKRIKTAHPDIEYPSPDLKRLSRRFKSRYEQTGESDPDNRSDYSGSFSKSPDQKSGSLESLASIYTQHNSQDDIAELSSDAYLDKDSSSLDISGLLFQSIPHDALSSAEFDKDAIKLLSTPIVYNGQELEDSAHSNEVDMNLLSLPIPDLASVLNTPPPVV; from the coding sequence ATGAATGCTGGACACGATTCCTCTGGTCTAGGCGCAAGCCTCAAGGAGGAGGTTGGAAGCTACGACGATGAACAAATTAGCACTCTCGAAATTATTAACAATCTCAATATTCCAATTGAGCTTGGTCCAAATGAGTCATTTGATATACCGACTGACTTAAATAGTCTCATTAAAAAATTCGAGCTTCCATACAGTGGTGATTTGTCGATagaagatggaaatgaCTCTAATAGTGATGGATTGGAACAACCAAATGACCTTTCTGACGGGGACTATGTACCACCTGTAAAAGGAGGTCATCAGCAGGATGTTACCATGGACATTTACGGGGGTCTTAACCAAAAACTTTCCATGGAGATTGATAGTGACTATATAAAACCATTGGTAAAATctaaaaagaaaaagagcAAGGCCCAAGTGGCGAAGCAGCAAAAGGTTCCTGTGGAGGTTCCTATAACTACAATGGTTGAGAATTGGGCTCAATGTGAAAATTGCAAAAAGTGGCGAAGGCTTCCATTTAACGTTGATACAAACAAACTTCCGGACACTTGGGTATGTGCTCTCAATGTCTGGGATCCGATTTTCAACTCTTGCGATGTCCCAGAAGAAAaatatccagaaaataCAACCCAGGATCTTCTTCCGGTCGACCCATTGAATCCAGCCGTTCCTCTTGCTCCGGGTATTCACAATACACTTGACCTGCAAGTATCTGGTTTAGTTCTTCCTCAAGCCGTTAAGCAAGATGGGAGTTTGCATATCAAGGACTTGGAAGATGAACCGAGGCTAAAGCGTGGCCAAAGAAATAAGAAAAAGGAGTCCAGAACTGTATCAGAGTCTGGCTACTACACAAGAAATATGAGAACTAGAAATATGGATACAAGATCTAGATCTGTAGGATCATCCAAAAGCTCCTATTCTGGCAGGCATATCAAAACATCTGCTCTTTTGGACTACAGTTATGAAGATACTTCAAGATCACAAAAGCGAGTTTCTAGGCAGGTTTCTGCACCTGTTACAACTGGCCTGACAATTGTAGATGAAGATGCCGAACTTGTAAAGCTCTTGCTTAACAAGGTACCAGAAACGAGCAAGCATCCATTAAAGGATAGATTGGTTTTGTATTCCGTAAATTTGTTTACGTTACTAGCTACAGAGTTGCCACATAGCTCTCTGTTTCTGGATAACCCCAGGTTCTCTAGTGATGGTACTCACGTTGTTCCTCCTCCAATTTCAATAGATGCAACAACAGATGACAATACAGCAAACCAGGATGCTCCTCCTGTGGATATTCCAAGACCACATGCTGATGTATCTGGATATGGGAAAGATGATGGAACAATCACACTTGGATTTGCGTACAAGACGACGTGGCCAAGTATAGACCCAGACACATCCACCATTGATTCAGTTGATGATGTTGATCCCAATTTGGATACATCTAGATCACAACTCTTTGCCATGTTCCCGAAGCTGGCCTCTCAAATTCCGGAACTTCCTCTTTATGCACAGGAAAACGATAAAGAGGACGTTTCACAGGATACACAGGAATTTATGGTTACTAGACGGGGTAAACGTAAGAGATCAAGACATGCCCTGAATAAAAACGTTGATGTTATTGATGATCCAAGGGCAAATGTAATAATGGAACAGGACGATGTGCTAAACGCTGTATACAGTTTTGCGAAGCAACATGAAGAAAATTCAAAACGTTACAGACACTGTGATCCTCTAAAGGTTGCCAGTGGGAATTTACTAAACATTCCAATATACTACCCCAAGACAGCAGAGACCCCTGTAAACAACATTGCGGATCAGTCAGACACACAAGAACAATCCGCAAAAGCTGAGGATACTTATCTACCACTCGAATTGACAAGTACGCCCTCAACTTACTTTGGGTCCAAGAAAAAGGAAGCAGAGCCTTCAAATAACATACAATTGGAGAGAATACGACAAGAACTCATGATGGAACGTGTAAAGAGTACTTATCTCAAAAGAATAAAGACCGCACATCCTGATATAGAATACCCCTCTCCGGATCTCAAGAGGCTATCAAGAAGATTTAAGTCAAGATACGAACAGACAGGTGAAAGTGATCCTGACAACCGCTCTGATTATTCTGGAAGTTTCTCGAAAAGCCCCGATCAGAAATCTGGATCACTCGAATCTCTTGCGTCTATTTACACGCAACACAATTCGCAAGATGATATTGCTGAATTGTCCAGTGATGCATACCTGGACAAGGATTCTTCAAGTTTGGATATCTCTGGACTTTTGTTCCAGTCGATCCCACACGATGCTCTTTCCAGTGCTGAGTTTGATAAGGATGCAATAAAGCTCCTCAGTACTCCAATCGTGTACAATGGTCAAGAACTGGAAGATAGTGCACACTCTAACGAAGTGGACATGAATTTGTTGTCCCTTCCGATTCCAGATCTTGCAAGTGTTTTGAACACTCCACCACCTGTAGTATAG
- a CDS encoding conserved hypothetical protein (encoded by transcript BEWA_016470A), protein MDSLVSNVVKKKHNKKSPKHRNATKGSKKTKKEAEKPVGHNSKAFTFSGGRRSVHRRVQHASEVLEKRLHKPKIHKDAQVPPPLVVVVQGPKGVGKSTLITSLVKQFAKRNISSINGPITFVSSKNRRLTIVECGNSMIDMIDCSKIADIAIVMIDAEYGFEMETFEFVNMMQTHGFPRIIGLCTHLDNFKDNKTLRKTKKVLKKRFWSEIYDGAKMFYFKDLQYGKYRKNDVNKLCRYLISQKPATISWRLSHPYSIGLRFEVLDSKSDKSSSDDSTVKCIFYGYIYGGKLNTNQGVHIPGAGDFIIESITNFQDPCEIDTEIRTLKDKNRNIYAPYSDVGNLILDDDAMYIQLYNTKEHFTQLPNEDPSSVSDAVKMVRELQQHSEVNKSSAPIEIIPGLEANAEEFAVEDSDTFDSEDSDTESVSSSENLSESLESTLLDDISNRVYRGDMEEDLHFKDFSKVLKDSLKKNWDVESLQELRNAKFINLSDEIDENENELPDNGDEDNEKMDRLREMEEKKMYSETLELENLGNVGQFVKICISGIPKSFIENIDMASHPIIIGGLQQSETGCGFLQLKIKRHRWHPKILKTNDPLLFSVGWRRFQSLPIYCMEDRNQTRTKMLKYTPEHLHCFANIYGPMAPPNFGILAIRNWERVKNYRISASGVIIGTNQNFKIVKKLKLLGEPYKIMKNTAFIKKMFNSELEVIKCIGSKIQTASGIRGQIKKAEDKNGSFRATFEDRILMSDLVILKSYVSIETKRFFNLMVDHSFRRVKNISELKPADVNRDSVYEKKELLRRPARHFNEIKVPKPIIEKLPFSARPKVFEKASTEEVRMDPSEREKTIATMLQRVHTIRKHRLKKRLELLKQHKIKKAVQNEKAEEIRKSKLREVKKEKYRKQGLKETIKKRELLL, encoded by the coding sequence ATGGACAGTCTAGTGAGTAATGTAGTAAAAAAGAAACATAATAAGAAGTCTCCAAAACATAGGAACGCCACTAAAGGCTCTAAAAAAACAAAGAAGGAAGCAGAAAAGCCTGTTGGTCACAATAGCAAGGCATTCACATTTAGCGGAGGTAGAAGGTCTGTACATAGACGCGTTCAGCACGCTAGTGAAGTTTTAGAGAAGCGTTTACACAAACCAAAGATACATAAAGATGCACAGGTTCCACCTCCGCTGGTTGTCGTGGTACAAGGTCCAAAGGGTGTAGGAAAAAGTACCTTGATAACGTCGCTCGTTAAGCAGTTTGCCAAACGCAATATTTCAAGTATAAATGGACCGATTACATTTGTATCATCTAAAAATCGCAGGTTAACGATTGTAGAGTGTGGAAACTCAATGATAGATATGATAGATTGCTCAAAAATTGCGGATATTGCCATCGTAATGATTGATGCAGAATATGGATTTGAAATGGAAACCTTTGAATTCGTGAACATGATGCAAACACATGGATTCCCTAGGATTATTGGCTTGTGTACTCATTTAGACAATTTCAAGGATAATAAGACCTTGCGTAAAACCAAGAAAGTTCTTAAAAAACGTTTCTGGTCTGAAATATACGATGGAGCtaaaatgttttattttAAGGATCTACAATACGGCAAATATAGAAAGAATGATGTGAACAAGCTATGTAGATATCTGATATCGCAAAAACCTGCAACTATTTCATGGAGACTTTCCCACCCATACTCAATAGGATTACGTTTCGAAGTATTAGATTCCAAATCTGATAAATCTAGCTCAGATGACTCTACagtaaaatgtatattctACGGATATATTTATGGAGGGAAATTAAATACTAATCAAGGAGTCCACATCCCAGGTGCAGGAGACTTTATAATAGAATCTATCACAAATTTCCAAGATCCATGTGAAATAGATACAGAAATTAGGACATTGAAGGATAAAAACAGAAATATTTATGCCCCTTATTCCGATGTTGGCAACTTAATTTTAGATGACGATGCAATGTATATTCAACTTTACAATACCAAAGAACACTTTACTCAGCTACCTAATGAGGATCCATCTAGTGTTTCTGATGCTGTAAAGATGGTAAGAGAATTACAACAACACTCTGAAGTAAATAAATCAAGTGCACCTATTGAAATAATACCAGGGCTGGAAGCTAACGCTGAAGAATTTGCTGTGGAAGATAGTGACACATTCGACAGTGAAGATTCAGATACAGAGTCTGTATCATCGTCTGAAAATTTATCTGAATCATTGGAATCTACACTTTTAGATGATATTAGTAATAGGGTATATCGCGGTgatatggaagaagatttgCACTTTAAAGACTTTTCTAAAGTACTCAAAGATTCCCTGAAGAAAAATTGGGATGTTGAATCGCTCCAGGAACTCAGAAATGCAAAATTTATCAACCTAAGTGATgaaattgatgaaaatgaaaatgaactACCAGATAATGGTGATGAAGATAACGAGAAAATGGATAGACTAAGGGAGATGGAAGAAAAAAAAATGTATAGTGAAACTTTAGAACTAGAAAATCTGGGTAATGTAGGTCAATTCGTAAAAATATGTATAAGTGGAATTCCAAAGTCCTTTATTGAAAACATTGACATGGCTAGTCATCCTATAATTATAGGAGGGCTGCAACAATCTGAAACAGGTTGCGGATTTTTACAACTAAAAATAAAGAGACATAGGTGGCATCCAAAGATACTTAAGACCAACGATCCTCTTTTGTTTTCAGTTGGATGGAGGCGCTTCCAGTCACTCCCAATATATTGTATGGAAGATAGGAACCAAACAAGGACCAAAATGCTAAAATACACACCTGAACATCTACATTGCTTTGCTAATATATATGGACCAATGGCACCACCAAATTTTGGTATACTCGCAATCAGAAACTGGGAAAGAGTTAAGAATTATAGAATATCAGCAAGTGGCGTAATTATAGGAACAAaccaaaactttaaaatagTAAAGAAGCTTAAGCTTCTTGGAGAACCATAcaagataatgaagaatacAGCATTCATAAAGAAAATGTTTAATTCAGAACTGGAAGTTATAAAGTGCATTGGGTCAAAGATACAGACAGCATCTGGTATAAGAGGTCAAATTAAAAAGGctgaagataaaaatggatcATTCAGGGCAACATTTGAAGATAGAATATTAATGTCTGACTTGGTAATATTAAAGTCATATGTCTCTATAGAAACAAAACGATTCTTCAATTTAATGGTGGATCATTCTTTCAGAAGAgtgaaaaatatttctgAACTAAAACCCGCAGATGTCAATAGAGATTCTGTTtatgaaaagaaggaaCTCTTGAGAAGGCCTGCAAGACATTTCAACGAGATTAAAGTTCCAAAGCCTATCATTGAAAAACTTCCATTTTCTGCTAGACCAAAGGTGTTTGAAAAGGCCTCCACAGAAGAAGTTAGAATGGATCCATCAGAACGTGAAAAAACAATTGCAACTATGCTTCAACGTGTACATACTATACGTAAGCATCGCTTGAAAAAACGTTTGGAACTATTAAAGCAACACAAAATTAAAAAGGCTGTTCAAAACGAAAAGGCAGAAGAAATCAGAAAGAGTAAGCTTAGAGAAGTAAAGAAAGAAAAGTATCGCAAACAAGGACTAAAGGAAACAATAAAGAAAAGAGAGTTGTTACTATAG
- a CDS encoding signal peptide containing protein (encoded by transcript BEWA_016480A), whose protein sequence is MKFIAVLCSFWLAVSCNAADQWVTLDFTNPDASRIQIVERVSYGVTSKDFVPNSGFRVEKVTSGNVTLWDGKKEEWCASTHYHNRDEVHLLHLETKDGTFDESVCFEKNSDGSWKKIDKMVFQNKLKQISHGSATAYDMHDVKAQERKARERATK, encoded by the coding sequence ATGAAGTTTATCGCAGTGCTATGTTCATTTTGGTTGGCTGTCAGCTGCAATGCTGCTGATCAGTGGGTTACACTAGATTTCACAAACCCGGATGCTTCTCGAATACAGATAGTTGAGAGAGTATCGTATGGTGTAACAAGCAAAGATTTCGTTCCAAATTCGGGGTTCCGTGTAGAAAAGGTAACTTCTGGTAATGTCACATTATGGGATGGTAAGAAGGAGGAGTGGTGTGCTTCTACTCATTACCATAACAGGGATGAGGTCCATCTACTTCACTTGGAAACTAAGGACGGAACTTTTGATGAGAGTGTatgctttgagaagaattCTGATGGATCATGGAAGAAGATCGATAAAATGGTCTTCCAGAATAAGCTAAAACAGATAAGCCACGGTTCAGCAACTGCTTACGATATGCATGATGTCAAAGCACAGGAGAGAAAGGCGCGGGAACGGGCTACAAAGTAG
- a CDS encoding centrin, putative (encoded by transcript BEWA_016510A): MLTRPMIAHARLGPINSTHQFRRRRELTDDQKIELKEAFEIFDTNQSGRIDAKELKVVMKALGFDPTKEEIRGILNMVDKDGSGTISYEDYFSIMSSKVLERDPLEEIMKAYQLFADPNTGTISFQSLKRVSEELGEIISDEELHQMIAEADKDGDGFISENEFIRVMRKSNLF, from the exons atgctAACGAGGCCAATGATTGCTCACGCTCGCCTAGGGCCTATAAATTCTACACATCAATTCAGGAGGAGACGTGAACTAACTGATGATCAAAAAATTGAATTGAAGGAGGCATTTGAGATCTTTGATACCAACCAGTCAG GACGAATCGATGCCAAAGAGCTTAAAGTTGTTATGAAAGCGTTGGGATTTGATCCAACAAAGGAGGAG ATACGAGGCATTCTCAATATGGTTGATAAGGATGGTTCTGGGACAATCTCCTACGAGGATTACTTTTCAATAATGAGTTCCAAAGTT CTGGAACGCGATCCTCTCGAAGAGATAATGAAAGCATACCAACTATTCGCCGATCCGAATACTGGAACGATCAGTTTTCAG AGCCTCAAGAGGGTGTCTGAGGAGCTCGGAGAAATTATATCGGATGAGGAGTTACACCAG ATGATAGCGGAGGctgataaggatggagaCGGATTTATAAGCGAAAATGAGTTTATAAGAGTTATGAGGAAGTCCAACTTATTTTAG